In the genome of Carnobacterium viridans, one region contains:
- the metK gene encoding methionine adenosyltransferase, translating to MTERRLFTSESVSEGHPDKIADQVSDAILDAILTKDPDARVACETIVTTGLVLVAGEISTTTYVDIQKTVRDTIREIGYTRAKYGFDADTCAVIVSIDEQSRDIAQGVDESIESKETNQDELDQIGAGDQGLMFGFAVNETPELMPLPISLSHRLTKRLSIVRKEKLVSYLRPDAKAQVTVEYDENNKPLRVDTIVISTQHHPDVTYELLKKDMIELVIKHEIPSELLDEDTKYFINPTGRFVIGGPQGDAGLTGRKIIVDTYGGYARHGGGAFSGKDPTKVDRSASYAARYIAKNIVAAKFADKCEVQLAYAIGVAHPVSISIDTFETGTISESKLIEAVRANFDLRPAGIIKMLDLQRPIYKQTAAYGHFGRTDIDLTWEHTDKVDDLKLFLAK from the coding sequence ATGACAGAAAGAAGATTATTTACTTCTGAATCTGTTTCAGAAGGACATCCAGATAAAATAGCTGATCAAGTCAGTGATGCTATATTGGATGCAATTTTAACAAAAGATCCGGACGCACGCGTTGCTTGCGAAACGATTGTAACAACAGGTTTAGTATTAGTGGCGGGAGAAATCTCTACTACAACATATGTTGATATCCAAAAAACAGTACGTGATACGATTCGTGAAATCGGATATACAAGAGCTAAATATGGTTTTGACGCAGATACGTGTGCTGTAATTGTATCTATTGACGAACAATCAAGAGACATTGCTCAAGGTGTTGATGAGTCTATTGAATCTAAAGAAACGAATCAAGATGAGTTAGATCAAATCGGTGCAGGGGACCAAGGATTAATGTTTGGTTTTGCTGTAAACGAAACTCCTGAATTAATGCCATTGCCCATTTCTTTGAGCCATCGTTTAACAAAACGGTTATCTATCGTTAGAAAAGAAAAGTTGGTCTCTTACTTAAGACCAGATGCGAAAGCTCAAGTTACGGTAGAATATGATGAAAATAACAAACCATTGCGTGTTGATACTATTGTTATCAGTACACAGCATCATCCTGATGTAACCTATGAATTATTGAAAAAAGATATGATTGAACTTGTCATTAAACATGAGATACCTAGTGAGCTATTAGATGAAGATACTAAGTACTTTATTAATCCAACTGGGCGTTTTGTTATTGGCGGACCACAAGGAGATGCCGGATTAACAGGACGTAAAATTATCGTGGACACTTATGGTGGCTATGCTCGTCATGGCGGTGGAGCTTTCTCTGGGAAAGATCCTACAAAAGTCGATAGATCAGCAAGTTATGCTGCTCGTTATATTGCGAAAAATATTGTAGCTGCCAAATTTGCGGATAAATGTGAAGTTCAATTGGCTTATGCAATCGGAGTAGCACACCCAGTCTCTATTTCTATTGATACATTTGAAACTGGAACCATTTCAGAATCAAAATTAATTGAAGCAGTACGAGCTAATTTTGATTTGAGACCGGCTGGAATTATCAAAATGTTGGATTTACAAAGACCAATTTATAAACAAACTGCAGCATATGGTCACTTTGGACGTACCGATATTGACTTAACTTGGGAACATACGGATAAAGTTGACGATTTAAAATTATTTTTAGCTAAATAA
- a CDS encoding tRNA (mnm(5)s(2)U34)-methyltransferase, producing the protein MLENALHYSHTLLKNTLIPGDIVIDATIGSGNDTVLLATLVGNTGKVYGFDLQEEAIKKTKEKLLLTGLADQVVLFQQGHETLSSVLPKNTLLAGAVFNLGYLPKGDKTIITKAETTLIAIKEILPRLRKGGLLLLVVYYGHEGGKEEKKSVLNYVQTLSQTDYTVLRYDFLNQKNNPPLLIAIEKNKEMTA; encoded by the coding sequence ATGCTTGAAAATGCTCTACACTATAGTCATACTTTATTAAAAAATACTCTTATACCTGGGGATATTGTTATCGATGCCACAATAGGAAGTGGGAATGACACAGTTCTATTAGCAACGTTAGTAGGTAACACTGGGAAAGTTTATGGCTTTGACTTACAAGAAGAAGCCATAAAAAAAACCAAAGAAAAACTACTCTTAACTGGCTTAGCGGATCAAGTTGTGTTATTTCAACAAGGTCATGAGACGCTTAGTTCTGTACTGCCTAAAAATACTCTTTTAGCTGGAGCTGTTTTTAATTTAGGCTATCTGCCTAAAGGTGATAAGACTATTATTACAAAAGCTGAAACTACATTAATCGCCATCAAAGAAATTTTGCCTCGCCTAAGAAAAGGAGGATTGCTTTTACTCGTTGTTTATTATGGTCACGAGGGCGGAAAAGAAGAAAAAAAAAGTGTGCTTAATTATGTCCAAACACTTTCTCAAACAGATTACACGGTTTTACGTTATGACTTTTTAAATCAAAAAAACAATCCACCTTTATTAATAGCTATTGAAAAAAATAAAGAAATGACAGCTTAG
- a CDS encoding phosphatase PAP2 family protein, which yields MLLIPFSVLAYGVAQQAEWINVFDHFIASPILMNRSPKSTAFYSFITDMGGTFFIVLLTLIVSLYFIWQKKDTKTAYWFILHVALGAGLLNQVVKFFFQRTRPTIEHLVLQDGYSFPSGHSMASLICYGGIAFLIIHFTQKKWIKWLTCLITVLIVSIVGLSRIYLGVHFPSDVVAGFCLAGSWFALSAAFYSIKLKKINRIKKTTF from the coding sequence GTGTTACTCATTCCTTTTAGTGTACTTGCATATGGAGTCGCACAGCAAGCTGAGTGGATCAATGTGTTTGACCACTTTATCGCCTCTCCTATCTTAATGAATCGTTCTCCTAAAAGCACTGCTTTTTATTCATTTATAACCGATATGGGTGGAACCTTTTTTATTGTACTTCTTACGTTGATCGTCAGTCTTTATTTTATTTGGCAAAAGAAAGATACTAAAACAGCATATTGGTTTATTTTACATGTTGCTCTAGGAGCTGGGCTCTTAAATCAAGTCGTAAAATTCTTTTTCCAGAGAACTCGGCCAACTATTGAACATTTGGTTTTACAAGACGGTTATAGTTTTCCAAGCGGTCATTCTATGGCTTCCTTAATTTGTTATGGTGGAATTGCTTTTTTGATCATCCACTTCACTCAAAAAAAATGGATTAAGTGGTTAACTTGTTTAATAACCGTACTCATTGTTAGTATTGTTGGTTTAAGTCGTATTTACTTGGGGGTACATTTTCCTTCTGATGTAGTTGCTGGATTTTGTTTAGCAGGTTCTTGGTTTGCTCTTTCTGCAGCCTTTTACTCTATTAAACTAAAAAAAATTAACAGAATTAAAAAGACTACATTTTAG
- a CDS encoding LysM peptidoglycan-binding domain-containing protein, giving the protein MEKTRKERISAEKNKKSFDQSGYTNGLMKKGTAVFSTTLLVSLLAFPTFSASASANELADTSSKKLEETLEHNSNVTNVTEEATTKTAVETDSSEYISQDDLIEKEQKIKELKTIISTEDFETLKFDELSVEEIDELILTALEKLTEESNEEIENEAGTGITDELNDSTTEPTEAVKDESDVSEEDTAEEIEVLKPEVVEESLEIEDTISKDESEKVVEEEIDLVAEPSESEVVELPNEIEKDVPVVEAIEAVEQEIIEPEVAELPNEAEPSIPEEAEDTVETIVESEEPVVEEPTIVKEEVKKEVVKETVKAKVVAPKTTTTSAKTTAVTSKVATTSAKTTAVATTSVATAKTYTVKSGDTLNKISKANNVTVANLKKWNNLSSDLIKVGQVLALNEAAAKNVTTPTPSKTNDSIANATTPAGFVNAIASYAKQVAAKNDLYASVMIAQAALESGYGSSKLATSPNYNLFGIKGSYNGNTVTMYTSEWSSSTGWIYIPQNFKKYPSYAESLQDNANLIKNGTSWDHGYYSGAWVSNSSNAFEATAWLQGRYATDPTYASKLNAIINAYNLTQYDTKSSGGSTTTPESNDNSSTTPSTGNTGSSNTGETSYTVKSGDTLTGIGSKYGVSVSNLKSWNNLKSDTIYVNQTLTIKGGSTSGGSTITPSTPSTGNTSSTSYTVKSGDTLTAIASKYGVSVSNLKTWNNLKSDTIYVNQTLTIKGGSTSSGSTTTPSTPSTGNTSSTSYTVKSGDTLTGIGSKHGVSVANLKTWSNLKSDTIYVNQTLTIKGGSTSSGSTTTPSTGNTSSTSYTVKSGDTLTGIGSKHGVSVANLKTWNNLKSDTIYVNQTLTIKGGSTSSGSTTTPSTPSTGNTSSTSYTVKSGDTLTGIGSKHGVSVANLKTWNNLKSDTIYVNQTLTIKGGSTSSGSTTTPSTGNTSSTSYTVKSGDTLTGIGSKHGVSVANLKTWNNLKSDTIYVNQTLTIKGGSTSIGSTTPSTPSTGNTSSTSYTVKSGDTLTGIGSKHGVSVANLKTWNNLKTDTIYVNQTLTIKGDSTSGVSTTTPSTPSTPSTGNTSTTSNTVKSGDTLTAIASKYGVSVSNLKTWNNLKTDTIYVNQALTIKGGSTSGVSTTTPSTPSTGNTSTTSHTVKSGDTLTAIASKYGVSVANLKTWNNLKTDTIYVNQALTIKGGSTSGSTTTTPTSVNMHKVVSGDTLWDIAQKYSMSISDLKSANYLKSDVIFVGQSLIIK; this is encoded by the coding sequence TTGGAAAAAACAAGAAAAGAAAGAATTTCAGCTGAAAAAAATAAAAAAAGTTTTGATCAATCAGGATATACTAATGGATTGATGAAAAAAGGCACAGCTGTTTTTAGCACAACTTTATTAGTGAGTTTACTAGCATTTCCAACTTTTTCTGCATCAGCTAGCGCAAATGAATTAGCTGATACAAGTAGTAAAAAATTGGAAGAAACGCTTGAACATAACAGCAATGTAACTAATGTAACCGAAGAAGCAACCACAAAGACAGCTGTAGAAACGGACAGTAGCGAGTACATATCACAAGACGATTTAATTGAGAAAGAACAAAAAATTAAAGAATTAAAAACTATTATATCTACAGAAGATTTTGAAACTTTAAAATTTGACGAATTATCAGTTGAAGAAATTGATGAATTAATTTTAACTGCTCTAGAAAAATTAACAGAAGAATCAAATGAAGAAATAGAAAATGAAGCAGGTACCGGAATAACTGATGAGTTAAATGATTCTACTACTGAACCAACCGAGGCAGTTAAAGATGAAAGCGATGTTTCAGAAGAAGATACAGCCGAAGAAATTGAAGTGTTAAAACCAGAAGTAGTAGAGGAATCACTTGAGATTGAGGATACTATTTCAAAAGATGAATCTGAAAAAGTAGTAGAAGAAGAAATTGATCTTGTTGCTGAACCGAGCGAATCAGAAGTTGTAGAACTACCAAATGAAATTGAAAAAGATGTACCAGTAGTAGAAGCAATTGAAGCAGTAGAACAAGAAATTATAGAACCAGAAGTTGCAGAACTTCCAAACGAAGCTGAACCTAGTATTCCAGAAGAAGCAGAAGATACGGTTGAAACTATTGTAGAATCTGAAGAACCAGTAGTAGAAGAACCGACAATTGTAAAAGAAGAGGTTAAAAAGGAAGTTGTAAAAGAAACGGTTAAAGCCAAGGTAGTTGCTCCGAAAACTACAACGACTTCGGCTAAAACAACTGCAGTTACTTCAAAAGTTGCAACGACTTCAGCTAAAACAACAGCAGTAGCAACAACTTCTGTAGCAACAGCAAAAACGTACACAGTAAAATCGGGAGATACACTAAATAAAATTAGTAAAGCCAATAATGTGACTGTAGCAAACTTGAAAAAATGGAACAATTTGTCTTCAGATTTAATTAAAGTTGGACAAGTTTTAGCATTAAATGAAGCAGCAGCCAAGAACGTAACAACTCCAACGCCTTCTAAAACAAATGACTCTATTGCAAATGCAACAACACCAGCTGGTTTTGTTAATGCTATTGCCTCTTATGCAAAGCAAGTTGCAGCTAAAAATGATTTATATGCTTCTGTTATGATTGCACAAGCAGCTTTAGAAAGTGGCTATGGCAGCAGTAAACTAGCAACTAGTCCAAACTACAATCTATTTGGTATCAAAGGAAGCTACAACGGAAATACAGTTACGATGTATACTTCTGAATGGAGTTCTTCAACAGGCTGGATTTACATTCCGCAAAACTTTAAGAAATACCCGTCTTATGCTGAGTCTTTACAAGATAATGCAAATTTAATAAAAAATGGAACTTCATGGGATCATGGCTATTATTCTGGAGCTTGGGTAAGTAATTCATCAAATGCATTTGAGGCAACAGCTTGGTTACAAGGGCGTTATGCGACGGACCCAACTTATGCATCTAAATTAAATGCTATTATAAATGCATATAACTTAACACAATATGATACAAAATCTTCAGGAGGATCAACAACAACTCCTGAATCAAATGATAATTCTTCAACAACACCAAGCACTGGAAATACAGGGTCGTCGAATACAGGCGAAACGTCATATACTGTAAAATCTGGTGACACTTTAACAGGTATTGGTTCAAAATACGGCGTATCTGTGTCAAACTTGAAATCATGGAACAACTTAAAATCAGATACGATTTATGTGAATCAAACGTTGACGATTAAAGGAGGTTCAACTTCAGGCGGATCAACGATAACACCAAGTACACCAAGTACAGGAAACACAAGCAGCACATCGTACACAGTCAAATCAGGTGACACATTGACAGCTATTGCATCAAAATACGGTGTATCTGTGTCAAACTTGAAAACATGGAACAACCTAAAATCAGATACAATTTATGTGAATCAAACGTTGACGATTAAAGGCGGTTCAACTTCAAGCGGATCAACGACAACACCAAGTACACCAAGTACAGGAAACACAAGCAGCACATCGTACACAGTGAAATCAGGTGACACATTAACAGGTATTGGTTCAAAACATGGTGTATCTGTAGCGAACTTGAAAACATGGAGCAACTTAAAATCAGATACAATTTATGTGAATCAAACGTTGACAATCAAAGGCGGTTCAACTTCAAGCGGATCAACGACAACACCAAGTACAGGAAACACAAGCAGCACATCGTATACTGTAAAATCTGGAGATACGTTAACAGGTATTGGTTCAAAACATGGTGTATCTGTAGCGAACTTGAAAACATGGAACAACCTAAAATCAGATACGATTTATGTGAATCAAACGTTGACGATTAAAGGCGGTTCAACTTCAAGCGGATCAACGACAACACCAAGTACACCAAGTACAGGAAACACAAGCAGCACATCGTACACAGTGAAATCAGGTGACACATTAACAGGTATTGGTTCAAAACATGGTGTATCTGTAGCGAACTTGAAAACATGGAACAACTTAAAATCAGATACAATTTATGTGAATCAAACGTTGACAATCAAAGGCGGTTCAACTTCAAGCGGATCAACGACAACACCAAGTACAGGAAACACAAGCAGCACATCGTATACTGTAAAATCTGGAGATACGTTAACAGGTATTGGTTCAAAACATGGTGTATCTGTAGCGAACTTGAAAACATGGAACAACCTAAAATCAGATACGATTTATGTGAATCAAACGTTGACGATTAAAGGCGGTTCAACTTCAATCGGATCAACAACACCAAGTACGCCAAGTACAGGAAACACAAGCAGCACATCGTACACAGTAAAATCTGGTGATACGTTAACAGGCATTGGTTCAAAACATGGTGTATCTGTAGCGAACTTGAAAACATGGAACAACCTAAAAACAGATACGATTTATGTGAATCAAACGTTGACGATTAAAGGTGATTCAACTTCAGGCGTATCAACGACAACACCAAGCACACCAAGTACACCAAGCACAGGGAATACGAGCACCACGTCAAACACTGTGAAATCAGGTGACACATTGACAGCTATTGCATCAAAATACGGTGTATCTGTGTCAAACTTGAAAACATGGAACAATCTAAAAACAGATACGATTTATGTAAACCAAGCATTAACGATTAAAGGCGGTTCAACTTCAGGCGTATCAACGACAACACCAAGTACACCAAGCACAGGGAATACGAGCACCACGTCACACACTGTGAAATCAGGTGACACATTGACAGCTATTGCATCAAAATACGGTGTATCTGTAGC